Proteins from one Triticum aestivum cultivar Chinese Spring chromosome 7A, IWGSC CS RefSeq v2.1, whole genome shotgun sequence genomic window:
- the LOC123153297 gene encoding uncharacterized protein, translated as MEFLLQPFNRTTLIEEVNDNEIPTGPTRCPVVPVPALSLPAASASSADALICSPPHGAAKDGRERPQGSENSIEQVDPQAPGWTRRVRVGAAAPGRAPCPDRMTALENRSEFLLKLLKRRPALTPE; from the exons ATGGAGTTCTTGCTGCAGCCGTTCAACAG AACGACTCTGATTGAGGAAGTGAATGACAACGAGATACCGACGGGGCCAACGCGATGTCCTGTTGTTCCGGTGCCGGCGTTGTCCTTGCCGGCGGCGAGTGCATCCAGCGCAGATGCGCTAATCTGCTCGCCGCCTCATGGAGCAGCAAAGGATGGGCGTGAGAGGCCGCAGGGATCTGAGAACTCGATAGAGCAAGTTGATCCACAGGCTCCGGGATGGACTAGAAG GGTCAGGGTTGGGGCTGCAGCGCCGGGGCGTGCTCCCTGCCCGGATAGGATGACAGCCCTGGAAAATCGGTCAGAGTTTTTGCTGAAACTCCTG AAACGACGGCCGGCGTTGACTCCAGAGTGA